A part of Haloarchaeobius sp. HME9146 genomic DNA contains:
- a CDS encoding SDR family oxidoreductase: MDDEIAVVTAAGRGIGAACARRLADDGYTPVLLSKSGAARDVADDLGGVGFEGSVTDPADLEALVEAATDRYGRIDVVVNNTGHPATGDLLDIADEDWHDGLDLVLLNVVRMARLVTPVFEEQGGGSIVNVSTFSAYEPSLDFPVSSVLRAGLGGFTKLYADRYASENIRMNSVLPGYTDSYEIDEATRDEIPMGRSARTDEIADVVGFLASDAASYVTGQNIRVDGGLTESV; this comes from the coding sequence ATGGACGACGAAATCGCGGTCGTGACCGCGGCAGGACGTGGTATCGGCGCAGCCTGTGCACGCAGACTGGCGGACGACGGGTACACGCCCGTACTGCTCTCGAAGTCGGGCGCAGCGCGGGACGTGGCCGACGACCTCGGCGGCGTCGGCTTCGAGGGGTCGGTCACCGACCCGGCAGACCTAGAAGCTCTCGTCGAGGCCGCGACCGACCGATATGGAAGAATCGACGTGGTCGTCAACAACACCGGCCACCCCGCGACGGGCGACCTGCTCGATATCGCCGACGAGGACTGGCACGACGGACTCGACCTCGTGTTGCTCAACGTGGTCCGGATGGCTCGCCTCGTCACGCCAGTGTTCGAGGAACAGGGTGGCGGCAGCATCGTCAACGTCTCGACCTTCTCTGCGTACGAACCGTCGCTCGATTTCCCGGTCTCGTCGGTGCTCCGGGCCGGGCTCGGTGGGTTCACCAAGCTCTACGCCGACCGCTACGCCAGCGAGAACATCCGGATGAACAGCGTGCTTCCGGGGTACACCGACAGCTACGAGATTGACGAGGCGACCCGAGACGAGATTCCGATGGGCAGGTCGGCGCGAACTGACGAGATAGCCGACGTCGTCGGGTTCCTGGCCTCGGACGCGGCGAGCTACGTCACCGGCCAGAACATCCGTGTCGACGGCGGCCTGACCGAGAGCGTCTGA
- a CDS encoding DUF3054 domain-containing protein, which translates to MSTAQRLFGLDARPLSAVWKLAGADLVVLVALITAGELRHGVNPITAPVAVAETMFPFLVGWFLVATLVGAYGDRAFAGGVESARLAAGAWIGGANIGLMLRASPYFSGNSPWTFMLVMTGLGAVTFGIARPLVVRWLVE; encoded by the coding sequence ATGAGCACAGCCCAGCGTCTGTTCGGCCTCGACGCCCGGCCATTGTCGGCCGTCTGGAAGCTCGCGGGGGCGGACCTCGTCGTCCTCGTCGCGCTCATCACGGCCGGCGAACTTCGCCACGGCGTGAACCCGATTACGGCACCCGTCGCCGTCGCAGAGACCATGTTCCCCTTCCTGGTCGGCTGGTTCCTCGTCGCGACGCTCGTCGGCGCGTACGGGGACCGGGCCTTCGCGGGCGGCGTGGAATCGGCACGGCTGGCCGCCGGTGCCTGGATCGGTGGCGCGAACATCGGTCTCATGCTCCGCGCCTCGCCGTACTTCTCTGGGAACTCCCCGTGGACGTTCATGCTCGTGATGACCGGTCTCGGCGCGGTCACCTTCGGAATCGCACGCCCGCTCGTCGTGCGCTGGCTGGTCGAATAA
- a CDS encoding methyl-accepting chemotaxis protein, with the protein MAGIFDGVFGKNDVHIDELTEAVRRVRAGETLDVPADQADAMAEFFDELDGLAGDLQRARNDATTATRERESVERVAGEYGETMAAMADGDLTRRLDDSVENDGLVALATEFNALMDEFERAVVSLKKFAGEVATYSNEVSASTDTVQTGGEHVSESLSDIAGITESQSGSLQSVAAEMNSLSTTIEEITATANEVSETAQQTAESGKQGRAAAANATESMRNIEAETEETVSAMESLESEVEAVDDLVDTITEVAQRTNVLALNANIEASRNGDSEGFGAVATEIKELSEKTQAAAENVEERLDRIAAETDRSVAQMEQTQAVVSEDVAEVERAIEALDSVADYAQRTNEGVQEITTATEQQADSTQEVVTLVERVTESASGATKESDQASFRASANANALGHVSESAGRLTDQSRQLLSRLQQFDTSGGYDLPEARVSEPNTAEQISAGQADPRASD; encoded by the coding sequence ATGGCTGGCATCTTCGACGGCGTGTTCGGCAAGAACGACGTCCACATCGACGAACTGACCGAAGCCGTTCGGCGCGTCCGGGCCGGTGAAACCCTCGACGTCCCGGCGGACCAGGCCGACGCGATGGCCGAGTTCTTCGACGAACTCGACGGCCTCGCCGGCGACCTCCAGCGCGCCCGGAACGACGCGACGACCGCGACGCGTGAACGCGAATCGGTCGAACGCGTCGCCGGGGAGTACGGCGAGACCATGGCTGCGATGGCCGATGGCGACCTGACTCGCCGCCTCGACGACTCCGTCGAGAACGACGGGCTGGTGGCCCTGGCGACGGAGTTCAACGCGCTGATGGACGAGTTCGAGCGCGCCGTCGTCTCGCTGAAGAAGTTCGCGGGCGAGGTCGCGACCTACAGCAACGAGGTCAGCGCCAGTACCGATACAGTCCAGACGGGTGGCGAGCACGTCAGCGAGTCGCTCTCCGACATCGCCGGCATCACCGAGTCCCAGAGCGGGAGTCTGCAGTCGGTCGCCGCCGAGATGAACAGCCTCTCGACGACCATCGAGGAGATAACCGCGACCGCGAACGAGGTCAGCGAGACGGCCCAACAGACCGCAGAGAGCGGGAAGCAGGGCCGTGCTGCAGCAGCCAACGCCACCGAGAGCATGCGAAATATCGAGGCGGAGACCGAGGAGACCGTCAGCGCGATGGAGTCCCTCGAATCGGAGGTCGAAGCCGTCGACGACCTCGTCGACACCATCACCGAGGTCGCCCAGCGGACCAACGTCCTCGCGCTCAACGCCAACATCGAAGCCTCGCGAAACGGTGATTCGGAGGGCTTCGGGGCGGTCGCGACCGAGATCAAGGAGCTCTCCGAGAAGACGCAGGCGGCCGCGGAGAACGTCGAGGAACGCCTCGACCGCATCGCCGCGGAGACCGACCGGTCGGTCGCCCAGATGGAACAGACCCAGGCCGTGGTCTCCGAGGACGTGGCCGAGGTCGAACGCGCAATCGAGGCGCTCGATTCGGTGGCGGACTACGCCCAGCGCACCAACGAGGGCGTCCAGGAGATAACCACAGCCACGGAACAGCAGGCCGACTCGACCCAGGAGGTCGTCACGCTGGTCGAACGCGTCACCGAGTCCGCGTCCGGCGCGACGAAAGAATCGGACCAGGCCTCGTTCCGGGCGTCGGCGAACGCGAACGCGCTGGGCCACGTCTCCGAGAGCGCGGGTCGGTTGACCGACCAGTCGCGACAGCTGCTCTCACGGCTCCAGCAGTTCGACACGAGCGGGGGGTACGACCTGCCGGAGGCGAGGGTGAGCGAACCGAACACGGCAGAGCAGATTTCGGCTGGGCAGGCCGACCCACGAGCCTCGGACTGA
- a CDS encoding MaoC family dehydratase — protein sequence MSGLYYEEFEVGQTIEHERRRTISESDNQRFCDMTMNQQPLHLDESFAADTQFGERLVNGIYTMALAVGISIPETTDGTIVANLSYDEVSHPNPVFHGDTIRVQSTVTDKRETSDGERGIVTMHVEVFKLPDTTDGEPRDDETLVCEFERTVLSLKRENAE from the coding sequence ATGTCAGGGCTCTACTACGAGGAGTTCGAGGTCGGCCAGACCATCGAACACGAGCGACGCCGGACCATCTCCGAGAGCGACAACCAGCGCTTCTGTGATATGACGATGAACCAGCAGCCGCTCCACCTCGACGAGTCGTTCGCCGCCGACACCCAGTTCGGCGAGCGGTTGGTCAACGGCATCTACACCATGGCGCTGGCGGTCGGTATCTCCATCCCGGAGACCACGGACGGGACAATCGTCGCGAACCTCTCGTACGACGAGGTCTCCCACCCCAATCCGGTGTTCCACGGCGACACCATCCGCGTGCAATCGACCGTGACGGACAAGCGCGAGACGAGCGACGGCGAGCGTGGCATCGTGACGATGCACGTCGAGGTGTTCAAACTGCCAGATACGACGGATGGCGAGCCGCGAGACGACGAAACGCTGGTCTGTGAGTTCGAGCGGACCGTTCTCTCGCTGAAGCGCGAGAACGCCGAATAG
- a CDS encoding helix-turn-helix domain-containing protein encodes MRSTTVALTWEDTGLHPLYDALATTPDVAVEALHYINPVGDDGYAELIQLRGDLELAREVLQQSSAVDEFEVSESGIAYVHYEASPLMDDLLGVLFDHAVVLEWPVEFVAADGVPEARVTFVGTSHALAEAVAAIPSAITVTLERTGRYRRSTPSLSTVLTERQREILEAAVAAGYYDVPRGTTHRELAAALDLAPGTVSEHLQRIEHNLVTAFVPG; translated from the coding sequence ATGCGCAGCACGACCGTGGCGCTCACCTGGGAAGACACCGGTCTCCATCCGCTGTACGACGCCCTCGCGACCACGCCGGACGTGGCCGTCGAGGCGCTCCATTACATCAACCCGGTCGGTGACGACGGCTATGCCGAGTTGATACAGTTGCGCGGCGACCTCGAACTCGCTCGCGAGGTGTTACAGCAGTCGTCGGCCGTCGACGAGTTCGAGGTTTCGGAGTCGGGTATCGCGTACGTCCACTACGAGGCGTCGCCGCTCATGGACGACCTCCTGGGCGTCCTCTTCGACCACGCCGTCGTGCTCGAGTGGCCGGTCGAGTTCGTCGCGGCCGATGGGGTTCCCGAGGCGCGGGTGACGTTCGTCGGGACGAGTCACGCACTGGCCGAGGCGGTCGCAGCCATCCCGTCGGCGATTACGGTGACGCTCGAACGGACCGGCCGATACCGGCGTTCGACGCCATCGCTCTCGACGGTGCTGACCGAGCGACAGCGAGAGATTCTCGAGGCGGCCGTCGCGGCCGGCTACTACGACGTGCCGCGGGGGACGACCCACCGGGAACTCGCGGCCGCGCTGGACCTCGCACCTGGGACCGTCAGCGAGCACCTGCAGCGGATCGAGCACAACCTCGTGACCGCGTTCGTGCCGGGGTGA
- a CDS encoding ornithine cyclodeaminase family protein yields the protein MTNALFLTSDDVAGLAEPAEYVDAVRDAYRQRGEGAPAKPRTTLRNDDPPGMLFSYSAVLPETGAMGGYMYSAGFGQVDAWFMTPLFDAESGAPLALIDGASMNPYKTGAAGGVAVDALARDDATKLAVIGTGAQARGQLKATMTVRDFETVNVFSPTKENREGFAAEMNERYDASVAAVASSAAAVEDADVVITATTASEPVFDGDLLEPGTHVTAMGQYHPEKRELDHTTIERATYVPDLRERVTQDAGSFISAMEAGVVDEDDIHAELGEVVAGEAPGREGEEDITVFDSGGTGIETTAAAYMLYEKAVAQDLGQEISISPASEALTGE from the coding sequence ATGACGAACGCGCTGTTCCTGACCAGTGACGACGTCGCCGGACTCGCCGAACCAGCCGAGTACGTCGATGCCGTCCGAGACGCCTACCGCCAGCGCGGCGAGGGCGCACCCGCGAAACCACGGACCACACTTCGGAACGACGACCCGCCGGGGATGCTGTTCAGCTACTCCGCGGTGCTTCCCGAGACGGGTGCCATGGGCGGCTACATGTACTCCGCCGGCTTCGGCCAGGTCGACGCGTGGTTCATGACGCCCCTGTTCGACGCGGAGTCGGGAGCGCCCCTGGCGCTCATCGACGGCGCGAGCATGAACCCGTACAAGACCGGCGCCGCGGGCGGGGTCGCGGTCGACGCACTCGCCCGCGACGACGCCACGAAGCTCGCGGTCATCGGGACCGGCGCGCAGGCCCGGGGCCAGCTCAAGGCCACGATGACGGTCCGAGACTTCGAGACCGTGAACGTGTTCTCCCCGACGAAGGAGAACCGCGAGGGCTTCGCGGCCGAGATGAACGAACGCTACGACGCCTCGGTCGCTGCGGTCGCTTCCTCGGCCGCGGCGGTCGAGGATGCCGACGTGGTCATCACGGCGACGACCGCCTCGGAACCCGTCTTCGACGGTGACCTGCTCGAACCGGGCACCCACGTCACCGCGATGGGCCAGTACCACCCGGAGAAGCGCGAACTCGACCACACGACCATCGAGCGCGCCACGTACGTCCCCGACCTCCGCGAGCGCGTCACGCAGGACGCCGGCTCGTTCATCAGCGCGATGGAGGCCGGCGTGGTCGACGAGGACGACATCCACGCGGAACTCGGCGAGGTCGTCGCCGGCGAGGCACCCGGCAGAGAAGGGGAGGAGGACATCACCGTGTTCGACTCCGGTGGGACCGGCATCGAGACGACCGCCGCAGCCTACATGCTCTACGAGAAGGCCGTCGCCCAGGACCTCGGCCAGGAGATCAGCATCTCGCCGGCGAGCGAAGCCCTGACCGGCGAGTGA
- a CDS encoding heme NO-binding domain-containing protein: protein MHGIILKTLQDYVIGEYGREAWEEVQRRADVAEKVYVPVTVYPDRDVYELATAAGEVTGKGARQILCDYGTYVVPHLVSMYDIHIDDDWGALALIANIEQYHTSLRTRDMVEVTTPRVRSEWLDDTEGMVQITYDSDRMLCDVARGAIMGVSKHFGDRLAFEEQTCMLEGDDACRFVISRDEQQVTAHVHGDAGSEPDTTGESDDRVARGD from the coding sequence ATGCACGGTATCATCCTCAAGACGCTCCAGGACTACGTCATCGGCGAGTACGGCCGTGAGGCCTGGGAGGAGGTCCAGCGACGCGCGGACGTGGCGGAGAAGGTGTACGTCCCGGTGACGGTGTACCCCGACCGTGACGTCTACGAGCTGGCGACGGCCGCGGGCGAGGTCACCGGCAAGGGGGCGCGGCAGATACTCTGTGACTACGGGACGTACGTCGTCCCGCACCTCGTCTCGATGTACGACATCCACATCGACGACGACTGGGGCGCGCTGGCGCTCATCGCCAACATCGAGCAGTACCACACCTCGCTCCGGACCCGCGACATGGTCGAGGTCACGACGCCCCGGGTGCGCTCGGAGTGGCTGGACGATACGGAGGGGATGGTCCAGATCACCTACGACTCGGACCGCATGCTCTGTGACGTGGCTCGCGGGGCCATCATGGGTGTCTCGAAGCACTTCGGCGACCGGCTCGCGTTCGAGGAGCAGACCTGTATGCTGGAGGGTGACGACGCCTGCCGGTTCGTCATCAGCCGGGACGAACAGCAGGTCACCGCGCACGTCCACGGGGACGCAGGTTCCGAGCCCGACACGACGGGGGAGAGTGACGACCGCGTCGCCCGGGGTGACTGA
- the corA gene encoding magnesium/cobalt transporter CorA has product MQSHVFDSSGVNDHEDLTEAKEANGTTWIRVSDATDEELQQVAGTFGIHELELDDVRNDVRPKTEIFPEHVFTLVKTAVLRAGDTTFEEEVRSETVGIFIGEDWVVTLSLTTLRAVGKVWNAVTREDQRILSRGPDFTAYRILDNVTNDYFDLIDEVEDDIEAVEEEVVGATGIETLEDINSLRRELLSVRRVLWPSRDAVGVLARGDDNVIEERHEKYFRDVYDQLVQLVELIETYRDLVTGARDIYLNSISMNMNEVMKTLTVVATIILPLTFVVGIYGMNFSVMPELGWEYAYHAVMLGMVGIAAIMLLYFREESWL; this is encoded by the coding sequence ATCCAGTCGCACGTGTTCGACAGCAGCGGTGTGAACGACCACGAGGACCTCACCGAGGCCAAGGAGGCGAACGGGACGACCTGGATTCGTGTTAGCGATGCGACCGACGAGGAACTCCAGCAGGTCGCGGGGACGTTCGGCATCCACGAACTCGAACTCGACGACGTGCGCAACGACGTGCGTCCGAAGACCGAAATATTCCCGGAGCACGTGTTCACGCTGGTGAAGACGGCGGTCCTCCGGGCCGGCGATACCACGTTCGAGGAGGAGGTCAGGTCCGAGACGGTCGGCATATTCATCGGCGAGGACTGGGTCGTGACACTCTCGTTGACGACCCTGCGGGCGGTCGGGAAGGTGTGGAACGCGGTCACCCGCGAGGACCAGCGCATCCTCTCTCGCGGGCCGGATTTCACCGCCTACCGCATCCTCGACAACGTCACCAACGACTACTTCGACCTCATCGACGAGGTGGAAGACGACATCGAGGCCGTCGAGGAGGAGGTCGTCGGCGCGACCGGCATCGAGACGCTCGAAGACATCAACAGCCTGCGCCGCGAACTGCTCTCGGTCAGACGGGTGCTCTGGCCGAGCCGGGACGCGGTCGGCGTCCTCGCGCGGGGTGACGACAACGTCATCGAAGAACGCCACGAGAAGTACTTCCGTGACGTGTACGACCAGCTCGTCCAGCTGGTCGAACTCATCGAGACGTACCGCGACCTGGTGACGGGCGCGCGGGACATCTACCTCAACTCTATCTCGATGAACATGAACGAGGTGATGAAGACCCTGACCGTCGTCGCCACCATCATCCTGCCCCTGACGTTCGTCGTCGGCATCTACGGGATGAACTTCTCCGTGATGCCCGAACTGGGCTGGGAGTACGCCTACCACGCCGTGATGCTGGGGATGGTGGGTATCGCCGCCATCATGCTACTGTACTTCCGGGAGGAGAGCTGGCTGTAG
- a CDS encoding presenilin family intramembrane aspartyl protease PSH, giving the protein MNDRYRIFGAVGLAVTIFVLVQLGALSLVEPFKEGGRQVVENPQDATNSIVYIGAILVATAGMLAAFKFDLQWLIRGFIILTSGMLSYYVFETFMPTTVAVAAGGVVALGLLVYPEWYVIDTAGVVMGSAAAGLFGISFGLFPAIVLLTILAVYDAISVYGTEHMLTLAEGVMDMKVPVILVIPTTLSFSFLELSAGGDEEGDDSADGETVAADGNGTPEGADDPESDPSLESEGALDRDALFIGLGDAVMPTIIVASAAYFHSGATDTVTPLITDPILLNLPALTAMVGTIVGLLILLWMVLKGKAHAGLPLLNGGAIGGYLVGALAAGVPLMAALGL; this is encoded by the coding sequence ATGAACGACCGTTATCGGATTTTCGGGGCCGTCGGCCTCGCCGTCACCATCTTCGTGCTGGTGCAACTCGGCGCGCTCTCGCTCGTCGAGCCGTTCAAAGAGGGTGGTCGACAGGTCGTCGAGAACCCGCAGGACGCGACCAACAGCATCGTCTACATCGGTGCCATCCTGGTGGCGACCGCGGGGATGCTGGCCGCGTTCAAGTTCGACCTCCAGTGGCTCATCCGCGGGTTCATCATCCTCACCAGCGGCATGCTCTCCTACTACGTCTTCGAGACGTTCATGCCGACGACCGTCGCGGTGGCGGCCGGTGGGGTCGTCGCCCTCGGCCTACTCGTCTACCCCGAGTGGTACGTCATCGACACCGCCGGCGTCGTGATGGGGTCGGCCGCGGCCGGCCTGTTCGGCATCAGCTTCGGGCTGTTCCCCGCCATCGTCTTGCTGACGATTCTGGCAGTGTACGACGCCATCTCCGTCTATGGAACCGAGCACATGCTCACGCTCGCGGAGGGCGTCATGGACATGAAGGTCCCCGTCATCCTCGTCATCCCGACCACCCTGTCCTTCTCGTTCCTCGAACTGTCGGCCGGGGGCGACGAGGAGGGCGACGATTCCGCCGACGGGGAGACCGTGGCGGCCGACGGGAACGGCACTCCCGAGGGAGCAGACGACCCCGAATCCGACCCCAGCCTGGAGTCGGAGGGTGCCCTCGACCGTGACGCCCTCTTCATCGGACTCGGCGACGCCGTCATGCCGACCATCATCGTCGCCAGCGCGGCGTACTTCCACAGCGGCGCGACGGACACCGTCACCCCACTCATCACGGACCCAATCCTCCTGAACCTGCCCGCGCTCACCGCGATGGTCGGGACCATCGTCGGTCTGCTCATCCTCCTCTGGATGGTCCTGAAGGGGAAGGCACACGCTGGCCTTCCACTCCTGAACGGCGGCGCGATCGGTGGCTACCTCGTCGGTGCGCTCGCCGCCGGCGTCCCGCTGATGGCGGCGCTCGGACTGTAA
- a CDS encoding MFS transporter → MVGHGMVHTYELSIPIFVSVWLAPGSFGATEATLGLVTAVGYGLFGLGALPGGVLADVVGSKRLIVGCLVGMSGAFALLSVAPGIPVVALALLLWGAAASVYHPSGLSLISRGTEARGSAFAYHGMAGNLGIALGPLLTATLLLVLDWRQVALALAVPALLAATVATRIDVDERAAVADGGDSKADSVSSLSEFLAGSRALFAGGFLVIFAIVMASGLYYRGVLTFLPEILGGFPSFDPIELAGQELEPARYVYAGLLMVGIAGQYVGGRLTDRTEPAKALRIAFPALAVIALVFLPVADLGIYAFLALCAVLGFFLFLVQPLYQAAVAEHTPAGTRGLSYGYTYLGVFGVGALGGVLAGGLLTFADTGALFLALAGIGLFGGLASLVLSRR, encoded by the coding sequence ATGGTCGGGCACGGGATGGTCCACACCTACGAACTCTCCATCCCCATCTTCGTGAGCGTCTGGCTCGCGCCGGGCAGCTTCGGAGCGACCGAGGCGACCCTGGGACTCGTCACCGCGGTCGGCTACGGCCTGTTCGGTCTCGGCGCGCTCCCGGGTGGCGTGCTCGCGGACGTCGTCGGGTCGAAGCGCCTCATCGTCGGCTGTCTGGTCGGGATGAGTGGGGCGTTCGCGCTCCTCTCTGTCGCGCCGGGCATCCCCGTCGTCGCCCTGGCACTGCTGCTCTGGGGGGCGGCCGCCAGCGTCTACCATCCTTCCGGGCTCTCGCTCATCAGCCGCGGGACCGAAGCACGCGGCTCGGCGTTCGCCTACCACGGGATGGCTGGGAACCTCGGCATCGCGCTCGGCCCGTTGCTGACGGCGACGCTCCTGCTCGTCCTCGACTGGCGGCAGGTCGCCCTCGCCCTGGCGGTCCCCGCGCTCCTCGCCGCGACCGTCGCGACCCGCATCGACGTGGACGAACGCGCCGCAGTGGCAGACGGCGGCGACTCGAAGGCCGACAGCGTCTCCTCGCTCTCGGAGTTCCTGGCGGGGAGTCGCGCGCTGTTCGCGGGCGGCTTCCTCGTCATCTTCGCCATCGTCATGGCCTCGGGGCTGTACTATCGCGGGGTCCTGACGTTCCTGCCCGAGATCCTCGGTGGCTTCCCCTCGTTCGACCCCATCGAGCTCGCCGGGCAGGAGCTCGAACCCGCCCGGTACGTCTACGCCGGGCTCCTGATGGTCGGTATCGCCGGGCAGTATGTCGGCGGACGGCTGACCGACCGGACGGAGCCCGCGAAGGCGCTCAGAATCGCGTTCCCCGCGCTGGCGGTCATCGCGCTCGTCTTCCTGCCGGTCGCCGATCTCGGTATCTACGCCTTCCTAGCGTTGTGTGCCGTGCTCGGCTTCTTCCTGTTCCTCGTCCAGCCGCTCTACCAGGCCGCCGTCGCCGAACACACGCCCGCCGGCACGCGGGGACTCTCCTACGGATACACCTACCTCGGCGTGTTCGGTGTCGGCGCACTCGGTGGCGTCCTCGCGGGCGGACTGCTCACCTTCGCGGACACCGGTGCACTGTTCCTGGCGCTCGCGGGTATCGGCCTGTTCGGCGGACTGGCCAGTCTGGTGTTGAGTCGCCGCTGA
- the gdhB gene encoding glutamate dehydrogenase GdhB gives MATATATDEEEAEQHEESALETARRQLARAAEYLDVDEGTIERLNHPDRVQRVSIPLKRDDGSTEVFTGYRAQHDSVRGPFKGGLRFHPGVTEEECIGLSMWMTWKCAVMDLPFGGGKGGIVVDPKELSKDEKERLTRRFAEELRDLIGPKHDIPAPDMGTGPQEMAWFMDAYSMQEGETIPGVVTGKPPVIGGSYGREESPGRSVGIIAEQAIEYYDWDISDTTVAVQGFGSVGAYAARYLDEKGAKVVAVSDVNGAIFDPDGLDTQDVEDHDARPGMVSGYDAPEKLTNEELLELDVDVLIPAAIGNVLTAENAHDVQADLVVEGANGPTTTRADEIFAERNIPVVPDILANAGGVTVSYFEWLQDINRRQWSLERVNEELHQEMLKAWTAVKAEVEARDVSWREATYIVALSRVAEAHEARGLWP, from the coding sequence ATGGCAACAGCAACAGCCACCGACGAAGAAGAAGCGGAACAGCACGAAGAGAGCGCCCTGGAGACAGCCCGACGCCAGCTCGCCCGGGCGGCCGAGTACCTCGACGTCGACGAGGGAACCATCGAACGCCTCAACCACCCCGACCGCGTCCAGCGCGTCTCCATCCCGCTGAAGCGTGACGACGGCTCGACCGAGGTCTTCACCGGCTACCGCGCCCAGCACGACAGCGTCCGTGGCCCGTTCAAGGGTGGGCTGCGCTTCCACCCCGGCGTCACCGAGGAAGAGTGCATCGGGCTCTCGATGTGGATGACCTGGAAGTGCGCCGTGATGGACCTCCCCTTCGGGGGCGGCAAGGGTGGCATCGTCGTCGACCCGAAGGAACTCTCGAAGGACGAGAAGGAGCGGCTCACCCGCCGCTTCGCCGAGGAACTGCGCGACCTCATCGGCCCGAAACACGACATCCCCGCCCCTGACATGGGCACCGGCCCGCAGGAGATGGCGTGGTTCATGGACGCCTACTCGATGCAGGAGGGCGAGACCATCCCCGGCGTCGTCACCGGCAAGCCGCCGGTCATCGGCGGTTCCTACGGCCGCGAGGAGTCCCCGGGTCGCTCCGTCGGTATCATCGCCGAGCAGGCCATCGAGTACTACGACTGGGACATCTCGGACACGACGGTCGCCGTGCAGGGCTTCGGGTCGGTCGGCGCGTACGCCGCCCGCTACCTCGACGAGAAGGGTGCGAAGGTCGTCGCCGTCTCGGACGTGAACGGGGCCATCTTCGACCCCGACGGACTCGACACGCAGGACGTCGAGGACCACGACGCCCGCCCCGGTATGGTGTCGGGCTACGACGCCCCGGAGAAGCTGACGAACGAGGAACTGCTGGAACTCGACGTGGACGTGCTCATCCCGGCCGCCATCGGGAACGTCCTGACCGCCGAGAACGCCCACGACGTGCAGGCCGACCTCGTCGTCGAGGGGGCGAACGGCCCGACCACCACCCGCGCCGACGAGATATTCGCGGAGCGCAACATCCCGGTCGTGCCGGACATCCTCGCGAACGCGGGCGGTGTCACCGTCTCGTACTTCGAGTGGCTACAGGACATCAACCGCCGCCAGTGGTCGCTCGAACGCGTCAACGAGGAGCTCCACCAGGAGATGCTGAAGGCGTGGACCGCGGTGAAGGCCGAGGTCGAGGCCCGCGACGTGAGCTGGCGCGAGGCGACCTACATCGTCGCACTCTCCCGTGTCGCCGAGGCCCACGAGGCCCGCGGGCTGTGGCCCTAG
- a CDS encoding CoA ester lyase, translated as MVRRSVMFSPGDRPELMRKAPGTGADTIIFDLEDAVAPQRKDEAREAVREVLSDPEFDPDCEVCVRVNPAGEGMDADVAALAGDLRLDALMLPKATQAADVDRLDDALEGPTPPVLALVESAAGVLAAADIAGADATDALVFGAEDLSADIGATRTSEGTEVLYAREKVVVAAAAHDIDAIDTVYTDFSDAEGLADETEFAIQLGYDGKMAIHPSQVPVINDAFTPADDRIEWAQAVLDAKAEADAEGRGVFQVDGEMIDAPLIAQAERVLERARAAGKI; from the coding sequence ATGGTCAGACGCAGCGTCATGTTCTCGCCGGGCGACCGCCCGGAGCTGATGCGGAAAGCCCCCGGAACCGGTGCCGACACCATCATCTTCGACCTCGAGGATGCGGTCGCCCCACAGCGCAAGGACGAGGCGCGTGAGGCCGTCCGCGAGGTACTCTCGGACCCCGAGTTCGACCCCGACTGCGAGGTGTGTGTCCGGGTGAATCCTGCGGGCGAAGGCATGGACGCGGACGTGGCCGCACTCGCGGGCGACCTCCGCCTGGACGCCCTGATGCTGCCGAAGGCGACACAAGCCGCCGACGTGGACCGCCTCGACGACGCCCTCGAGGGCCCAACCCCACCGGTGCTCGCACTGGTCGAATCCGCGGCGGGTGTGCTCGCCGCCGCTGACATCGCCGGAGCCGACGCGACCGACGCACTGGTCTTCGGGGCGGAGGACCTCTCGGCGGACATCGGGGCGACGCGGACCAGCGAGGGGACCGAGGTTCTCTACGCGCGCGAGAAGGTCGTCGTCGCCGCCGCCGCCCACGACATCGACGCCATCGACACCGTCTACACCGACTTCTCCGATGCCGAGGGACTGGCCGACGAGACCGAGTTCGCCATCCAGCTCGGCTACGACGGGAAGATGGCCATCCACCCCTCGCAGGTGCCGGTCATCAACGACGCGTTCACGCCGGCCGACGACCGCATCGAGTGGGCCCAGGCCGTCCTCGACGCGAAGGCTGAGGCCGACGCCGAGGGTCGCGGCGTGTTCCAGGTCGACGGCGAGATGATAGACGCGCCGCTCATCGC